The Leguminivora glycinivorella isolate SPB_JAAS2020 chromosome 1, LegGlyc_1.1, whole genome shotgun sequence genome includes a region encoding these proteins:
- the LOC125229685 gene encoding uncharacterized protein LOC125229685 gives MSKKTTFNCEWQLNDKFKPWLEPVKNDHFSAYCKLCKKSFTLSNMGEQALSSHMKGKKHNILLSNQNKSMSLKSFYSEDKKEPVSKEPITTTSPDIVVESAGQVTPSHHNNIKEKRVIMTMLIKDEITKAEIIWCMYQVLSHSSQRSGGQAVDLFPLMFPDSDIAKKMRLQRTKIAYTVLYGLAPYFFRQLKEECCDCDVITIGFDESLNKVAQKGQMDIFVRYWDNEKNQVRSRYYGSAFLGHATADDLLKAFLATTDGIDTKKILQVSMDGPNVNKKFLQDLKSKLKNEGEAGDPILLNMGSCGLHNLHNAFKKSMKASGWKVVDFLRSLYYLFCYSPARREDYTRFSGSSTFPLKFCAVRWLENFSVVDRATKIIPNVEKYVKGIKNEKKHLTAQALQ, from the coding sequence ATGTCGAAGAAAACTACTTTTAATTGTGAATGGCAATTGAACGATAAATTTAAACCGTGGCTTGAACCTGTCAAAAATGACCATTTTTCCGCCTACTGTAAATTGTGTAAAAAAAGTTTTACACTTAGTAATATGGGCGAGCAGGCTCTCTCCAGCCATATGAAGGgaaaaaaacacaatattttgTTATCTAATCAAAATAAAAGCATGAGCCTTAAATCATTTTACTCGGAAGATAAAAAGGAACCTGTTTCCAAAGAACCCATTACAACTACTTCCCCAGACATAGTAGTCGAGTCAGCAGGACAGGTCACGCCATCACATCACaataatattaaagaaaaacgTGTTATAATGACAATGCTTATTAAGGACGAAATTACGAAGGCTGAAATCATTTGGTGTATGTACCAAGTACTAAGTCATAGCTCACAAAGGAGCGGTGGACAAGCCGTGGATCTCTTTCCTCTAATGTTTCCGGACTCTGATATCGCAAAAAAAATGCGCTTGCAAAGAACAAAAATAGCCTACACTGTTTTATACGGATTAGCGCCATATTTTTTTCGACAGTTAAAAGAAGAATGTTGCGATTGTGATGTCATTACCATTGGCTTTGACGAATCCCTTAATAAAGTTGCGCAGAAAGGGCAGATGGACATCTTTGTCCGTTATTGGGACAATGAAAAAAACCAAGTCCGAAGCAGGTATTATGGTTCAGCTTTTCTGGGGCACGCAACTGCTGATGATTTGTTGAAGGCTTTTCTTGCCACTACCGATGGCAttgatacaaaaaaaatattgcaggTTTCAATGGATGGCCCTAATGTGAATAAGAAGTTTTTGCAAGACCTAAAATCCAAACTAAAAAATGAGGGCGAAGCAGGTGACCCAATTCTGCTCAACATGGGGAGTTGTGGACTTCATAATCTCCACAATGCGTTTAAAAAATCAATGAAAGCCTCGGGGTGGAAGGTGGTAGACTTTTTACGTTCTCTATACTACCTATTCTGCTATAGCCCCGCGCGACGTGAAGACTATACAAGGTTTTCAGGCTCGAGTACATTCCCATTAAAGTTTTGTGCAGTACGTTGGCTCGAGAACTTTAGCGTTGTTGATCGCGCCACTAAAATCATACCCAACGTTGAAAAATATGTGAAGGGaattaaaaacgaaaaaaagcACCTGACAGCGCAAGCTTTACAGTAG